DNA sequence from the Lycium barbarum isolate Lr01 chromosome 5, ASM1917538v2, whole genome shotgun sequence genome:
CCTGAAAATCCTAAATCCTATCAATATCAGATAGGAAAAGGGGACAACCGATAATTGGAGTGTTTTTTAAgtacatagatggtgatagtttaggtaagaAAAAAGAACAACTGATAGTTTGAGTGTGAAACTCGCAAAAAAAGTGATAATAATTCAactgtgtttttgaccattaactcttATAATTTTGGTAATGAGTTTGTAATAGTGTTACAAACTTCAATGGTCAATATTGAGTAACAGTGAtcacattttttatttttggaaCAGGCATTGATAGGTTTTATTTATAGTATCGGGGATAGAATTATTTGAGAAAACTTGTTCGCGAAAAGTAATCACCGAGTCTCTCTTAACCAGAGGTCTCGGGTTCAAGCCCTAGGTATGGAAAAATTCTTGGTAGGGAGCGCTCCCCCCCGAATTGGGCCTTACGCGGCGCAAATCCAGATATAATCGGGCGCCAATGCGGGTATCAGACACCGGGCAAAGGAGGCTCGTTTATTCTTGCATTGTGTTGTTATTATCAACTATTGAAATGTTCCTAGTATGGATCGTATGAGCTGAATTATGCCAAAAGTAACAATTGACCTTCTGATGCCAGTGTAGTTGGGGGGTGGGAGGGTGTGAGAAGAAACAGTGGAGAAAGAATTTAGCATGCATTTGGTGGACTATGTTGAAGGAAAGAAGTTTCAGATGTTTTGAGGATCAAAGAAATTCCATACAAAGAATAAAActgatttttgttttttaattctGGTGTGATAGCAACCCTATAAATGATTGTGAATCTATGCTCGAAATCATATAGTCCCTGCAAGCTTTTGTCTAGGGGATCTCTTATACAGTCAATCTAGAGATGTATTTTGCTTATCAATACAACATTTATGCTGAAAACATTCTATATACATTAGACATTCTCAAAAAATAATTTGTCATAAATATACATAGGATTGTATCACAAAATATCCCTATTATGCAACTTGCTTATTCTAGGGGTTGAAACTTGCTCCTCTGACTTTCATTATTGTCATATTTGTGCCAGGGAAGAAACAGAGTTAATCCAATCTCTAGTCAAGAAAGTTCTGGGAAAACTCGATAATACACCTATAGGTGTGGCAAAATACCCCGTAGGACTTCATTCTCGTCTTGATGAGTTGCTCAGGTTACTGAATGTTAAAGCAAATGGTGTGATAGTATTAGGATTATACGGGATGGGAGGAGTTGGCAAGACCACTCTTGCCAAGGCTTTGTACAATCAGTTTGTTGTGCATTTCAAGAAATGTAGCTTTATTTTAGATGTTAAAGAAATTGCAATGCAACAAAATGGTTTGGCCACTCTTCAAAGCAAACTCATTGGTGATCTTACCTCAGGTGCTTCGCCAGACATAGATGGTACTGTTAAAGGTATCCAATTGATGAAGGAATCTATGAATAATGAGCCAGTTTCCATTTTTCAAGATGATGTGGACAATGCAGACCAACTTCGTGTATTGGTTGGTGGGAGAGACTGGTTTTGCCGaggaagtagagtcatcatcaccACTAGAGATAAAAATGTGTTACTCCTAAGTATTGTAAACGAACATTTTGAGGTAAAAGAGCTCTCCTCGTCCGAGTCACTTACGTTATTTAGTTATCATGCGTTTGGAAGAGAGCAGCCTCCTAAGAACTTTTCGGTTCTTGCTAAAGAAGTTGTAACACTCAGTGGGGGATTACCTCTAGCTCTGGAAGATTTTGGCTCTTTATTATTCTACAAGAAAAGAATGAAGGAGTGGCAAGATGTGGTGCAAAAGCTGAGACAGATTCATCCCGGTGATCTTCAAAACGTCCTGGAAATATGTTTTGGAGTTCTAGATGAACAAGAAAAGTGCATCTTTCTTGATTTAGCATGTCTTCTTCTTAATACAAGGCTTGAGAGGGAAGATGCAATTGCAATATTTAAAGGTTGTGGTTTTGACGCTGAAAGTGCAATAATAGAGCTCACAGCAAAATCGCTTCTTAAAATAGTTGATGGGAATGTTTTGTGGATGCATGATCAGCTCAAAGACATGGGAAGGCAAATTGTACAACGTGAGAATTTTGGAGATGTTGGTAAACGTAGTAGACTATGGAATCGTGACGATATTACGGATGTCCGAAAGAACCATAAGGTATGGTTTTATGATCTAGTTGACaccttttgtatttgttgtattgtTTAACTTGAAATTGGTACATACATACACATTGAGAGGAAATCTAGAGATTCCTGTGTTCGACATGGTGGTTAAACGACTAAACAAGTGTTCTACTTGCTTGTGTTGCTTGCCTGAACACAACTTTCAAAATATCCTTTTTTATAGAAGAAAATTATATTATCAGTGTAATTTTGTTGATTGTCGCAGGTAATTCATCTATTTGTATAAAAACTTTTTATTTTGTTACTGTATAATTTCTTTCTATGATCTTTCAAGTGAAGTTATCGTGGCACACTTTGAAAAGTATTTCCAACTGTAACTGTTTTAGTAATACAAGTTGAATTTACTTGTTTAACAAAGTACTCAGTGTATTACTAGTTTATTATGGATACAAGATGATGCAACCAAAAGATACCTTCATTGGAACCAAGAAGCATTTTGAAGTTATTTGGCTTAATCACTCATTATTTAATTGAGCATTTTACTTTTTGTTATTTGTCTTCTAGCTTCCCCTTTTGATTTCCTTTTTATCTAATTTGAACAAATTCAAGGGCACAAGAAAAAATGAGGGTATTGTGCTTGACTTTGAGAAGAGGCAAGATCAGAACTCCAAGGAAGTATCTCGGATCTATTTGAAGAAAGTACTTAAAAGGTATATTGGCCAACGTAGAAAGGAAAATGGTGTAACATTTTGCACAAGAGCTTTTCAGTGCATGGTCAATCTGAGACTCCTCCAAATCAATCATGTCAAATTGGTTGGAAATTTCAAGCTATTACCTGCTAAACTGAAGTGGCTGCAGTGCAAAGGTTGCCCTTTACAAGTTATTCCTCCAGAGTTATTGTCCCGAAAGATAGcgattcttgatttatcggagaGCATGATTACACACGTCTGGAAGAAGAAAAAGTGGAATTGCTACCAGAAAAAGGTACGTGAATTAGTTCAACCAATCTCCTTTTTTACAACTTTGTTTGTTGGTAAGTAGGAAGAACAACAGGTCTCCTTTTTGAGAACTTTGTTTGGTTGGTTATTAAGTTGGAAGTACTATATGTCCCTTTAATCATCTATATGTGATTTTTAGggtctgtttgatatgaaggaaaatgtttcctGGAAAATGTTCTTTTGGAAAataagtggttttcttgcttttTTTCTGGTGTTTGATTAGTAACTAAAAAATTATCccaagagcatttatatgtaatctaggAAAACACTATGGGGGTGGATATGGGGGATCGGGGCGGCGGCTAGAGGcattgggtgggggtgggggtgaggTTGAGGAGGAGACAATAAACTATGaacatgttacaccccgaaaatttttgcgtcaccaagactgtcgacggcttagtatgagctcaagggagagcaaacttataaggattagggatgaagattatattatttgagtataaggatatatatatatggcatttggGATCGTATgaagtaaatcagttaacaagttacttgatgatagccctcgtaaccataagttaaggggGGCCCACCTGTccggattttataaaggacatatgaagagatatatgagtagtacatgtgaagttgagcaagtcctaagaagaatccttaagccaaatatgggtataagccctccaaaaggatgatttaaagatacgttttcggatgacctgattTGGAGGGGACAAAACACTATTATACgtatggaatttggaaaaacacaaagaatgaaagttgtagataattgaaagagctttccaaccgtaggtcgtagGCCCTCACACCATACAAGGATCAAAATTTATGGTCATTTTAAGAACAAGACCTTAAGATGACAAAATggttccgcgggccccacatggggaggtcggtgaaaccgacctaggaggggtataaatacccccatcaaccccattttttcagcAAATCAATATTCCAAAAGGtcctagaagtctctcaaaacatctcccaaacattatagtccgataaatcaagaatttaacaagattatgCCAAAcaagtccgtgaaaggtgattgttcttgcctCTACTTAAGCTTGGTATTTGAaaaggttgatgtggctgagtttattcaagtataaggtatgttattcatcccatctcttatgttgagtttatttgaaggtctagcaatccttaaaaatgaaaatagttatggaggaaaggtcataaagtgttgtgttgtagatgttgtgttcatgggctgttttgaacatgttgtggccgtgtggatggacttatttatgcgtataaaaatggtatctaacattgttggcgTGTTGACGAGATTATagtccttgattgggatggaagaaagtgtatgttattgttgtatgttgaaaaacatcatgtgggatgtttatggaatatattggtatgaataatagtgttgttgatgttggtattattgttgttgttgattggttgttgaattgtaattttggactaggcatataaacaggggagatgctgcccgatttcggcagaatatagaatagtttgatttgaaacttggaacaagtgtgcaaaAAAGAGGttaacgttagtgtgaatccttctaaatgtagacttacgagcttggacgaataagcgtagctaataagaggtggaacaggtatgttaaggctcgtccctttctttcaaaggcatgatttctatgattacaattccataaatgttttcatagcctccttatttccaaaagttagatgttcatgattccaaggcataaccccttttctaataattcatgaatgttttcaaaatgttcgtatttcctaaaccagaggtttatgactccgtaagcttttatgacaacaacgatggatatgttttacaatgacgacgatgatgtcaagggtgaaaatatttctatgatgactatgatgagaatgatttcatgcttaaaggttccaagtttatgatttcaatgacaaTATAAGAATATTGAACTATTTCTTGAtgcctcaattttattcatggatgatgactattttttttaagattccaaaagtatatgaattgatgcctgtgagacaaagcgacgatgattatttcataatataatcggaggttaccgaccttacgtcactccgatataatTATGGCTTTTACTtgtctctcatgcatgctttatatatatatgtatgtagtttctcacaccgcgccgcgctatagtcggccgggcagacacgaagatgtgcacaccactgcagtgggcatgttatgatattgccccggacgagggctaatgatgataacaccgagccttaatggccgggcatgatactatatatatgacaccgagccttaatggtcgggcatggtactatgtatatgtatagaaatggttttttaaaaggctaagcatgcatgacctccgccttacgaggcattcggatgtacatgttatctctcttattcctagTTAcgtttcatatctatgttatgttgttactcatgccttacatactcagtacattattcgtactgacgtcccttcttgtggacgttgcgtttcatgccacgcaggtgtaaacagatgagtagaggatattgctagaagatgttccagctagattggcgagctccatttctttccggagtgttgccgagtcagagtatctatgttatggtatattgatttatgttagagactttgcagacagagtcatgtatacagtatgccagtcttgtaagcggctatttaagtcgatgtgtcattatgcattaatttacagattcatatgattacaaattttatttgattcgagaaagacgaaaaaaatgttttcgaaaagcttccattatgcatttcatttcatgacttatgagtcctgtgagattatgagtataacgagaaccaacgGTTTctctcggctctaagtaagggttgggtgcccatcatgccctatcaggattggggtgtgacaaattggtatcagagcagttcgtcctaggggttgtctgcaaagtcgtgtccggtagagtcctgtttatgggtctGAAgacggccacacttataaacaggatgctgcagggcatttaggaatcattgaccttctttctgtcttagatcatgcgatagtgcCAAGTAATACGAAATGAGatcccttgtactaacctttgatctcagcagaagcacagtatcgactggagaaggtgagtgataatatgggaagtcacagaggtaagttttgatatttttgttcttttacctgaaattgggagccctgggtggctgggatatgtcgtgtatatatatgccctgtgaggcattgctggtaattgctgcatacaggttttggatagtaagaattgtaaaggagactcggtcagagtttttcaaaatcaggtcatttagttaggtacacctaacacgaagaagcgtggaaaggaaatatctaaatagacaataagtgggatgcgttgttttagaggagtcatggatttggcatggcatgaagaatgattgtgagaaagacgatttgCAGTTCGAAGGATTAAagtgggttacattcgaggtttagtaggagcaaggcctattgggggattcagggaaagtcgacaaatgagttctgctgtagattattatataagaatggtgagCGGAGATCCAGAgaggctgataaccgagtatttataagtaacggcgacgaaggtgtgtttgctaccatcaggaatctagaaatctaggatgaaaagtagtcataaacataggtgaaaggtgaatattggggattgaaaaggctacaatagtaattgttaaaggagggagatgtgttacgagaatgttttggaatttattaagacttcaacttgatttagattatgtgatgaaggtcataAGGTGAGGTGGATGAGATTATAACAGCATTAACACCCCGAATTTCATCAGGgtttcaaggttaagcatgctagggtgagagaaatgttaggataggtgaccccctaggaagtgtattaaaagtcctataaatttagacacgagagacaaatgagaagctggAGTAGCCTAAAGGATGTTAgggtatgcggagtggttagaaaccttaaagaggtcgcataggacgaggcggaccaaaccggtgaagagaaagaaggtgcatcatagCTCTAGAATTTGGGTgagtttgaatagtgtttggaaatattttgtaagcgagatagtagtaattatatatatatatatatatatacgtatgcatatgatgTCCCATACATGGCTATATgagcgggtatgtgtatcccggcaaccaacgttgcggtggatggaaggcattaatcgaatagGGTAACGGAGTTCAAGggacaaaacaaaagatatggtacaaatgttacaggGTAAGCTGACGCTGGTtccactacaggttaagattggaaagtcctaatacaacgatatttggaaaagaaagaaagtgagtagatggaaggtaaggagatcaaaatgtcggaaaaagtgaaaagtaagaaacatgagtgagtaaaGCCTCCAAGAGGGACGATGGGCAATCACGGGACTATTTAGGTAAAAAATTTTTTTTGAAGGTAAGCATGCGAATTGGATAAAGTGTggcagtatggaacaaaagaggaatatgtggggtcagagaataggcttcgataagtggggctaaaaggatagtgaccacgacgaggaatggtaagtaagagaaagaatggttacgccttgcgacgatgttaagagatttccagccctTGAAAGGTTATATTAAGGGATAAGTTTGTGGTCAAAATTaaacatggagaagctttccaaaaGATGAcataagaatagaacggatttgcgcgtttaaaggaatatttcacgaacttcagagccgatactacacataacaagagaagaaaggtgcttgAGGAGGAAGAACTCAAGGAAggctaaggatgaaagtaggaaaggtatactaataggctgatcaaagaaaaaaaagagtattTAGGaggaaagtaactggaaatctttaaccatgggagtaagaaggatactttaacaaattggcggtaggaaaccgattattcatcgaggaaagaacaaggatgatgagtcgacccaagtgattagaaaattaatgacatgggaTAAGAATTCATGTGTGGACCGTGAGATTTGAACAtaaaggaaatggaatgaaatataaggaacgtgcatgggagaccgctcggccgtagcatcataaagatagataaaggttcgatgaatgaggatagaaataaaggttcgatgaacgaggacagaGAGGGTGTAAAccgtaagaattctgtgctaagagcaaaagtagcagaacACTCGAAATTTTTTTTTGGATGcatagctgcaacacaaacgcgtagttaagaaggattatgagtaagtgagctaagcgggcgaaaggactagtagttgatggaagggtatggaaatgttgaaaaaaaatgaaaaacgatgatgatatagacataaatggaagaagaactcaggaTAAGAAGgattctagatatgttataagcaaagttgggaatagaaaaacaaggagtaatgtataatcgaagacttcataaagggcgtggtgaatctcgatgtccccattaacttgtaggtctggaaaaccgttagtcataaaaagacagaggtgtgaaaagacggaaaagaaggcatcggaattggatacccttatgagtattccaattgaacacaagagtgtGACTAGCAAAGaggataaataaggcagaccatacgatgacggaaccccggccttaagaagatagtgaagggcgatagataattatcgaagacgatgggtactcgaagactattggcgtataaggatctccttaataagaggggaagaacatactagacttgaaatGAGCTATGACGTTTCGAGCTCCataaaaggagatttattagctcgagGCCAAGGTTCGAGGTGTGTAGGCATATTGTGAAGGTAACGAAAAgacgtagaaatgaattgacaataagtgtaccacgAGGTAGACATAGGGAGCAAATATGGAAGACACCTGAAGAGGATGCTTCATGCCGACATGAGCTAagatatttctagaccatgatttgaacCCCTCGCATCGAGCAAAATTGCGTAGttcctaagtatgcagcgacgtgTGCTAAAGGGGAATAAAGAGAACAAGAAAGGTCTACGAGCCAAGtacacaaaggataatggagaggatgatgG
Encoded proteins:
- the LOC132641457 gene encoding disease resistance protein RPV1-like yields the protein MGGVGKTTLAKALYNQFVVHFKKCSFILDVKEIAMQQNGLATLQSKLIGDLTSGASPDIDGTVKGIQLMKESMNNEPVSIFQDDVDNADQLRVLVGGRDWFCRGSRVIITTRDKNVLLLSIVNEHFEVKELSSSESLTLFSYHAFGREQPPKNFSVLAKEVVTLSGGLPLALEDFGSLLFYKKRMKEWQDVVQKLRQIHPGDLQNVLEICFGVLDEQEKCIFLDLACLLLNTRLEREDAIAIFKGCGFDAESAIIELTAKSLLKIVDGNVLWMHDQLKDMGRQIVQRENFGDVGKRSRLWNRDDITDVRKNHKGTRKNEGIVLDFEKRQDQNSKEVSRIYLKKVLKRYIGQRRKENGVTFCTRAFQCMVNLRLLQINHVKLVGNFKLLPAKLKWLQCKGCPLQVIPPELLSRKIAILDLSESMITHVWKKKKWNCYQKKMAKQLKVMNLHSCRQLKEIPDLSGLQLEKLILDQCKELVKIHPSIGGLTTLTHLNMKDCHSILAFPDDVSGLKRLEVLILSGCSSLKELAEDLSGWKYLTELLLDGTAITKLPNSIFHLKKLQMLNFNDCRCLELLPIAIGNLSSLRELSFSGSDLKELPDSIGNLKNLEALNLNNCLNLQQLPASIGSLKSLGYLYMAETAVSELPDEIGMLSNLKLLKMRKKPQPREDELLDMEGLHVG